The DNA segment ACGCGGCCGGGACGACGATCGCCTCGTATTCGCCCGTCAGCCGTGCGATCGGTGTCACGTCTTTCAGGGTCACCGGCGAGTTGTTGGTAAGGATGGCGCCCACCATGACGTAGCCGCCGACGAGGAGGGCATTCGGATTGCCCTTTTGCTGGCTGGCGAACTGAGCAAGCCCGATGGTGCCGCCGGCGCCGGGAACGTTCTGCACCTGGACATTGCCGGAAATGCCTTCCTGCTGCATGACGGTCTGCAGCGAACGGGCCGTCTGGTCCCAGCCGCCGCCGGGGTTGGCCGGCGCAATGATCGTATAGTCGGCGGCATATGCCGGAAGCGCCAAGGCGCCAGCGAGAATGGATGCCAGGAAGAAGTGTTTCAAGGTCGGTCCTCCGTAGGGCGCGTTTAATCGCGCGTGCGTTGATTATCGTCGCGTACGGGAGAAGCACGTGGCTGGTTTTTTGCGCGCCAGCCGCTGACCGTGGTGGTGATTTCCTCCCGATGCGCTGCTGACGGCCCGCCTCCACGGATCATCAGCGATCCCTAAGCCACCATAGAAAGCTGACATTAACCTGACATCAAGTCGGCATTGCGTAAATGGTTTGTTCTGCCTGCCGAAATTTCAGTGGAGCCTGAGCATCTCGTTCCAGCGCGCGATCAGGCGGGCGCGCTTGACCTGGTCGAGATAGACCATCAATCCCGGGCTGACCGGAACGGGCCGCAATTGCCCGCCGAGCATCTCCTGCATCGTGTTGGCAGTGTTCTCGCCCGCGACATCCGGGCTGACGGCCGGGATCTGCAACTCGCGCGCCATGATCGTCTGGCCCTCCTTCGACATGAAGAATTCGAGGTAGCGGCGGCCGAGATCGGGGGAGGCGGCCGCCTGCGGCACGAGGCCGATACGCGACATCACGACCGTATAGTCCTTTGGAAGCACGATCCCGACATCGGGATGGCGCGAGGCCCAGTCGGCGGCATAGGAGCCGAGGATATTGTAGCCAAGCACGAACCGGCCATCGGCAACCCGTTCGACGATCGCCTGGCTGGTCGAATAGAGTTTGACGCCCGCGGCCCCCATCGCCTGGATGACACTCCAGATGTCGCCGAATTGTTCCTGGTCGCGCGACATGAAGAGGAAGCCGACGCCGGAGCGCTCGATGTCATAGGTGCCGATCCGGCCAAAGACGGCGCTGCCCT comes from the Sinorhizobium garamanticum genome and includes:
- a CDS encoding ABC transporter substrate-binding protein, with protein sequence MRYLISLAFCLFLPGLALSAPVLFPALSGDDAAPVLIVYSSLDEPLARPMILGFQKANPDVAVRYEDMLTGEIYDRIVKETDAGEKTADFAFSSAMDLQVKLSNDGYAQRSDLPMSGRWPAWANWRNTAYALTFEPAVFVYHKPSFKTEPPPATRAEFVDYLKRQGSAVFGRIGTYDIERSGVGFLFMSRDQEQFGDIWSVIQAMGAAGVKLYSTSQAIVERVADGRFVLGYNILGSYAADWASRHPDVGIVLPKDYTVVMSRIGLVPQAAASPDLGRRYLEFFMSKEGQTIMARELQIPAVSPDVAGENTANTMQEMLGGQLRPVPVSPGLMVYLDQVKRARLIARWNEMLRLH